The following are encoded in a window of Schistocerca nitens isolate TAMUIC-IGC-003100 chromosome 9, iqSchNite1.1, whole genome shotgun sequence genomic DNA:
- the LOC126203792 gene encoding cuticle protein 19-like, whose translation MACKALVVAAAVALLVTATSGYPGYAEGGYGHSVQLDYHAPAKYDFEYAVHDPHTGDVKQQSESRHGDVVQGHYSLVEPGGALRTVHYSADPHSGFRAVVSRPGPHGHPEVTYHGHDHH comes from the exons ATGGCGTGCAAGGCTTTG GTCGTGGCAGCAGCAGTTGCACTCCTGGTGACGGCGACGAGCGGCTACCCCGGCTACGCAGAGGGCGGCTACGGGCACAGCGTGCAGCTGGACTACCAC GCGCCGGCCAAGTACGACTTCGAGTACGCGGTGCACGACCCGCACACGGGCGACGTGAAGCAGCAGTCGGAGTCTCGGCACGGCGACGTGGTGCAGGGCCACTACTCGCTGGTGGAGCCGGGCGGCGCGCTCCGCACCGTCCACTACTCGGCCGACCCGCACTCGGGCTTCCGCGCCGTGGTGTCGCGGCCGGGCCCGCACGGCCACCCCGAGGTCACCTACCACGGGCACGACCACCACTGA